A stretch of the Acidobacteriota bacterium genome encodes the following:
- a CDS encoding clan AA aspartic protease — translation MGEVVVQLHLENAVDRELARRGLIKEEEVRELETPAIADSGARMLLLPQEQVEALGLREMRKAIVKYADERKEERLVAGIVTVTVNNRQANVECVIRPLACEALLGQVPLEVMDLLVDCAEQKLVPRPESPILPLLKFY, via the coding sequence ATGGGCGAAGTGGTCGTGCAGTTGCACCTCGAAAATGCGGTGGATCGGGAGTTAGCTAGACGAGGTCTAATCAAAGAAGAGGAAGTACGTGAGTTGGAGACCCCCGCTATTGCTGATTCAGGAGCGCGAATGCTGCTGCTACCGCAAGAGCAAGTGGAAGCACTTGGTTTGCGAGAAATGCGCAAAGCTATTGTGAAGTATGCGGATGAGCGTAAAGAAGAACGTCTCGTGGCAGGCATCGTCACCGTGACGGTCAATAACCGCCAGGCAAACGTGGAATGCGTGATACGCCCGCTAGCTTGCGAAGCTTTATTGGGACAAGTTCCCCTTGAGGTAATGGATTTGCTGGTGGATTGCGCTGAACAGAAACTCGTTCCGCGCCCGGAATCACCCATCTTGCCTTTGCTCAAATTTTACTAG
- a CDS encoding glycoside hydrolase family 9 protein has translation MLRAWRVLGGFLCLWLAANAYAAPLGQPSVQIHVDQFGYLPALKKVAVIAEAALNNANASGYQPGTMFEIRRSVDNRVVLRSQPSVWRQGAVHAQSGDRVWWFDFSALTQTGEYYVYDPSNALRSDSFRIGVDVYRSVLQQATRMFFYQRCGHAKQQPFADARWADSACHLADRRARDVHAPHDAATERDLSGGWHDAGDYNKYTILTAETLSDLLFAFSNNRAIWADDFNLPESGNGVPDLLDEIKWELDWLLRMQNRDGSVLTKLSAADFQSAAPPSADATVRYYGAASTSATLAAAVSFAHAALVYREYMPAYAERLESAAGRAWRWAAAHPDMLFDNAGFGSESTEVNAYQRAMFKLAAAIYLSALTGAADYGVYVEAHLRTTHALQWDYWHCYEALLQDALWFYADLPNAPAKTAQTLRASHASALRGPDFLAAFQQGTDAYRAYLKDDCYTWGSNRLKSHLGLLFFQQATQSATDAALYREAGAQYLHYLHGVNPLGLVYLTNMREYGAANSLNEIFHRWFRNGSVWDNAATSPRGPAPGFLSGGPHRTFAPSPEYQGTLLTNLHHQPPQRAYLDWNGDWPENSWELTEPAIYYQAAYLHLLATTLTQYQAAPPSTALISQR, from the coding sequence ATGCTGCGTGCTTGGCGTGTGCTGGGGGGATTCCTTTGTTTGTGGCTGGCAGCGAATGCGTATGCCGCGCCGCTCGGTCAACCATCCGTGCAAATTCACGTTGATCAATTCGGCTATTTGCCCGCGCTGAAGAAAGTCGCGGTGATTGCCGAAGCAGCGCTGAACAATGCGAACGCAAGCGGCTATCAGCCAGGCACGATGTTTGAAATCCGCCGCAGCGTCGATAACCGCGTGGTGTTGCGCAGCCAGCCAAGCGTCTGGCGGCAAGGTGCGGTGCACGCGCAATCGGGCGACCGCGTTTGGTGGTTCGATTTTTCGGCGCTGACGCAAACGGGCGAGTATTACGTTTATGATCCGTCGAATGCGTTGCGCTCCGACAGCTTTCGCATCGGCGTGGATGTTTATCGGTCGGTCTTGCAACAGGCGACGCGCATGTTTTTTTATCAACGTTGCGGTCACGCCAAACAACAGCCCTTTGCTGATGCGCGTTGGGCCGATAGCGCCTGCCATTTGGCTGACCGACGCGCCCGTGACGTGCACGCCCCCCACGACGCCGCGACCGAACGCGATTTGAGCGGCGGCTGGCACGATGCGGGTGATTACAACAAATACACCATCCTCACGGCAGAGACACTGTCAGATTTGCTCTTCGCCTTCAGCAACAATCGCGCTATCTGGGCAGACGATTTCAATCTGCCCGAATCCGGCAACGGCGTGCCCGATTTGCTGGACGAGATCAAATGGGAATTGGATTGGCTGTTGCGGATGCAAAACCGCGACGGGTCGGTGCTGACCAAACTCTCCGCCGCCGATTTTCAAAGCGCTGCGCCGCCCAGCGCCGATGCGACGGTGCGCTATTACGGCGCAGCCAGCACCTCGGCCACGTTGGCGGCGGCGGTCTCGTTTGCACACGCGGCGCTGGTCTATCGCGAATACATGCCAGCCTATGCTGAACGGCTGGAATCGGCGGCAGGCCGTGCGTGGCGTTGGGCTGCGGCACATCCTGACATGCTTTTTGACAACGCCGGATTCGGCAGCGAGAGCACCGAGGTCAACGCCTATCAACGCGCGATGTTCAAACTGGCCGCCGCCATTTATCTATCGGCCTTGACTGGCGCGGCGGACTACGGCGTTTACGTCGAGGCTCATCTGCGCACGACCCATGCGTTGCAATGGGATTACTGGCATTGTTACGAAGCGCTGCTGCAAGATGCGCTTTGGTTTTATGCGGACTTGCCGAACGCGCCTGCCAAGACGGCGCAAACGCTGCGCGCGAGTCACGCCAGCGCCTTGCGCGGGCCAGACTTTCTGGCGGCGTTTCAGCAAGGGACGGACGCCTATCGCGCGTATCTGAAAGACGATTGTTACACCTGGGGCAGCAACCGCTTGAAAAGCCATCTCGGTCTGCTCTTTTTCCAACAAGCGACTCAATCAGCAACAGACGCGGCGCTGTATCGCGAAGCGGGCGCGCAGTATTTGCATTACCTGCACGGCGTCAATCCGCTGGGGCTGGTTTATCTGACGAATATGCGCGAGTACGGCGCGGCCAACTCGCTCAATGAAATCTTTCATCGTTGGTTCCGCAATGGCAGCGTGTGGGACAACGCCGCGACTTCGCCGCGCGGCCCCGCGCCCGGCTTTCTGTCGGGCGGGCCGCATCGCACGTTTGCGCCTTCGCCGGAATACCAAGGCACACTCCTAACCAATTTGCATCATCAGCCGCCCCAACGCGCCTATCTGGATTGGAACGGCGACTGGCCGGAAAATTCGTGGGAGCTGACCGAACCGGCGATCTATTATCAGGCCGCTTATCTGCATCTGCTGGCCACCACGCTCACGCAATACCAGGCGGCTCCGCCCAGCACCGCGCTCATTTCGCAGCGTTGA
- a CDS encoding DUF1460 domain-containing protein, protein MRFKQSLFFTAGFLALSFSAAGQQHTARPRTVVHSPAPVTTMDAGNLNTARTLLAAARATATLGDRAQSISAHLIGAPYLLNPLIGSPTEPEQLVTRFDGFDCVTFVETVLALAVSHRAEEFPAKLREIRYENGRVDYRARLHYMTAWSRYQVQRGFLHDLTSGPGTLERTVTLSVVPGIPPKQISFRYFPKQELDRVSKWLANGDLIFFVAPHQDLDVYHVGLVFREGGKLLVRHARQQRGQVIEQPLAGFIRLMQGTGFMIYRPVENTADLRPTH, encoded by the coding sequence ATGCGGTTCAAACAGAGTTTGTTTTTCACGGCTGGTTTTTTGGCGCTCAGTTTCAGCGCCGCCGGCCAGCAGCACACCGCGCGGCCACGCACGGTGGTGCATTCGCCCGCCCCAGTTACTACGATGGATGCGGGGAATCTGAACACCGCGCGCACCTTGCTGGCGGCAGCGCGAGCCACCGCGACGCTTGGTGACCGGGCGCAAAGCATCTCGGCGCACTTGATCGGCGCGCCTTATCTGCTCAATCCGCTGATTGGTTCACCGACTGAGCCCGAACAACTGGTCACGCGCTTCGATGGGTTCGATTGCGTGACGTTTGTCGAGACGGTCTTGGCGCTGGCGGTTTCGCATAGGGCCGAAGAGTTCCCCGCCAAGCTGCGCGAAATCAGGTATGAAAATGGCCGCGTGGATTACCGCGCGCGATTGCATTATATGACCGCTTGGTCGCGCTATCAGGTGCAACGCGGCTTTTTGCATGACCTCACCAGCGGGCCGGGCACGCTGGAAAGAACTGTCACCTTGAGCGTTGTGCCGGGCATTCCGCCCAAACAGATAAGCTTTCGCTATTTTCCCAAACAGGAACTTGACCGCGTCAGCAAATGGCTGGCGAATGGCGATCTGATTTTTTTTGTTGCGCCGCACCAAGACCTCGACGTTTATCACGTCGGACTGGTTTTTCGTGAAGGCGGCAAATTGCTGGTGCGGCACGCGCGGCAACAGCGCGGCCAGGTGATTGAGCAACCGCTGGCGGGCTTTATCAGGCTGATGCAAGGGACGGGGTTTATGATTTACCGCCCGGTTGAAAATACAGCCGACCTCAGACCAACACATTGA
- a CDS encoding BMC domain-containing protein: MSMEALGMVETKGFVGAVEAADAMVKAANVVLIGKEYIGAGFVTIFVRGDVGAVKAATDAGAAAARRVGELVSVHVIPRPHIEVERVLPGGYKAGSQLAGGEPKALGDGGAGKQ, translated from the coding sequence ATGAGTATGGAAGCGCTCGGCATGGTCGAGACAAAAGGATTTGTTGGCGCGGTCGAAGCCGCCGACGCAATGGTTAAAGCCGCCAATGTCGTCTTGATTGGCAAAGAATACATCGGGGCAGGCTTCGTCACGATTTTTGTGCGCGGCGATGTCGGCGCCGTCAAAGCGGCCACCGATGCGGGCGCGGCGGCGGCCCGGCGCGTCGGCGAACTCGTCTCGGTGCACGTCATTCCGCGCCCGCATATCGAAGTCGAGCGCGTATTGCCGGGCGGTTACAAAGCCGGTTCGCAATTGGCGGGCGGCGAACCGAAAGCGCTCGGCGATGGCGGCGCGGGCAAGCAGTAG
- a CDS encoding sugar phosphate isomerase/epimerase — protein MTARRDFLKLASSAAVSSAILTDRTTQAAVTETGFKGQVILFSKHLPQLDCAQLAHAVKTLGFAGVDLTVRPGGHVLPERVTEDLPKAVATIRAAELSVPMITTGLVSASEPTAKPILSAAGKAGIPFLKPGYWKYQFSDVRQELAKFAAEFRGLVELAKQNGVQLGFHNHEGNLGGPLLDVVNTIDTLDAKSAGYYFDVRHAVVEGGGAGWKIAFNLIAPRLKMIAVKDFYWEKTAKGWKIINCPLGAGMVDWQAYFKLLQQANFAGPISLHLEYEIGGATKAAVEENTLAAAQRDLAFVQARLKEAYLS, from the coding sequence ATGACCGCTCGACGCGACTTTCTCAAACTTGCCAGCAGCGCGGCTGTGAGCAGCGCTATTCTCACAGACCGGACCACCCAAGCAGCCGTCACTGAGACTGGTTTCAAAGGCCAAGTCATTCTCTTTTCCAAGCACCTGCCACAACTCGATTGCGCGCAATTGGCGCATGCGGTCAAAACGCTGGGCTTCGCGGGCGTAGACCTGACCGTGCGGCCCGGCGGCCACGTCTTGCCCGAACGTGTGACGGAGGACTTGCCCAAGGCCGTGGCAACGATTCGTGCTGCCGAATTGAGCGTGCCGATGATCACGACCGGTCTGGTGTCGGCCAGCGAGCCGACGGCCAAACCGATCTTGAGCGCGGCGGGCAAGGCGGGCATTCCCTTTCTCAAACCGGGTTACTGGAAATATCAGTTCAGCGACGTCCGGCAGGAGTTGGCGAAATTCGCCGCTGAATTTCGCGGTCTGGTGGAGTTGGCGAAACAGAACGGTGTGCAACTCGGCTTCCACAATCACGAAGGCAATCTGGGCGGGCCGCTGTTGGACGTAGTCAACACAATAGACACCCTGGATGCCAAGAGCGCTGGATATTACTTCGACGTGCGGCACGCCGTCGTCGAAGGCGGCGGCGCGGGCTGGAAGATCGCCTTCAACCTGATCGCCCCGCGTTTGAAGATGATCGCGGTCAAGGATTTTTACTGGGAGAAAACCGCCAAGGGCTGGAAGATCATCAACTGTCCGCTCGGCGCAGGCATGGTGGATTGGCAGGCGTATTTCAAACTGCTGCAACAAGCCAATTTCGCCGGGCCAATCTCGCTGCATTTGGAATACGAAATCGGCGGCGCGACTAAAGCAGCGGTAGAGGAGAATACGCTCGCGGCGGCGCAGCGGGATTTGGCGTTTGTGCAGGCGCGGTTGAAGGAGGCTTACTTGAGTTGA
- a CDS encoding carboxypeptidase regulatory-like domain-containing protein produces the protein MAVRLFSSLFQPRPLPARLWRGALLFACALLIFAFQQSSQSASAGSATGKKKPRETAVNVCGQILSYTPATSTTPGSLRINNTTYALAPGIVIGGQALIAVNAVLCFDLTFDNAGQVTLPSAVTGSVVTLCGGLEEYQAATFNAPGVLKIAGQSFQIMTDTTIKSEASLVAGANICLTATRNAQGQIVTPSAAIVNLPKQLAVCGNVNAYTAATSNTQGLLNLGGIFLTTAPGTTIGGLSVGQNQCMLLFQDAFGRVINPASAAPNGDGKLRVCGVVSEYRKSDLSNAGFIRIAGAAFPIAANNIITDGNLIQPGVDACLELVLVNGQIANGSAVKNGIGECPQITVPTVVHGTINDTNEDDTFFLPQLSVFTVSASNASGVGVLPLSGVLNQFGLSNVKGLTASAPNTTVTALSCSDSFWDFIFALSAKGATDGDMVKLYLQSPNSANPQVIAMFTVQNGGFVINSVNPFVSLYVSGNGLSPGYFIPSLLSLGNAGIFTPPITIIFSMDRRTPLDGCFQLGIDLKRTGGAGMLSFVPLQTVVKRLPNTVADGTGMQTGGLGVYPTGKPCGAVCTPCNQLPPPVSLAGFAYCDSNNDGIKQAGEVGLAGVTVKLTGTDTNGAVSLTTTTDANGAYSFNTLKPGTYAITETQPAGYVDGLDAVGTLGGTLGNDVISNIQVSTTSGADYNFGESCNGSLSGFVYCDGNNDGVKQAGEAGLQGVTITLTGTTAQGNVNLTMATDGNGAFVFGNLQPGTYTVTETQPAGYADGKDAVGTLGGTLANDAISAINVNNAVGQNYNFGEGCNGGLSGFVYCDGNGDGLKQAGEPGIAGVKVTLTGTNAQGPVNAMATTDANGAYSFINLQPGTYTLTETQPAGYADGLDAVGSLGGTLANDAISAIVLNNNGNGINYNFGEGCNGGLSGFVYCDTNNDGVKQAGEGGVPGVTIQLMGTDSQGPVNLSTATDASGSYSFSNLRPGTYTIKELQPAGFTDGLDAVGSLGGTLANDQISNITLPQNGVGVNYNFGEGCLGSLSGFVYCDYNGDGLKQGNENGIAGVAITLTGTDANGAVNRLAISNATGAYTFPNLLPGTYKLTETQPPGNVDGADMAGSLGGVVTNDMIANINVNANIGVDYNFGEQCMPIKCDTICFRDARDWLFRLNRLPNGTLIIMGFNFNNPVSIQRNVQAIQNALQSGITPMQQLNREFIAVQLNLANAGGTSSPVVFNSYWSPLRCSGLNFTPVTLTNGFVFTPETLLNDLMLQVQAAIRENRSADFQALANLLAQLNGRC, from the coding sequence ATGGCCGTCAGGTTATTTTCCAGTTTGTTTCAACCGCGTCCCTTACCGGCCCGTCTGTGGCGTGGCGCCTTGTTGTTTGCATGCGCCCTGTTGATTTTTGCCTTTCAGCAATCCTCGCAATCCGCTAGTGCTGGCAGCGCCACCGGGAAGAAAAAACCGCGTGAAACCGCAGTCAATGTGTGCGGACAGATTCTCAGCTATACACCGGCCACTTCCACCACGCCAGGTTCGTTACGCATCAATAACACCACTTATGCTCTCGCGCCCGGCATCGTGATCGGCGGGCAAGCTCTGATCGCCGTCAATGCGGTGCTCTGTTTCGATCTCACGTTCGACAATGCCGGGCAGGTGACGTTGCCGAGTGCGGTGACGGGCTCTGTCGTCACGCTGTGCGGCGGTCTGGAAGAGTATCAAGCCGCCACGTTCAACGCGCCGGGGGTGTTGAAGATCGCGGGACAGTCCTTTCAAATCATGACTGACACGACCATTAAAAGCGAAGCCAGCCTGGTTGCCGGCGCGAACATCTGTTTGACCGCCACGCGTAATGCCCAGGGCCAAATCGTGACGCCGAGCGCGGCCATCGTCAATTTGCCGAAACAACTCGCTGTCTGTGGCAATGTCAATGCTTATACGGCGGCCACCAGTAACACGCAGGGTTTGCTTAATCTCGGTGGCATCTTCCTAACGACTGCACCTGGCACGACCATTGGCGGGTTAAGCGTTGGGCAGAATCAATGTATGCTGCTCTTTCAGGATGCCTTTGGGCGCGTGATCAACCCGGCCTCTGCCGCGCCAAATGGTGATGGAAAATTGCGCGTGTGCGGCGTGGTCAGCGAATACCGCAAGAGCGATTTATCCAACGCCGGGTTTATCCGCATCGCCGGCGCCGCTTTCCCCATTGCCGCAAACAACATCATCACAGACGGAAATCTGATTCAACCCGGCGTAGACGCCTGTCTTGAATTGGTGCTGGTCAACGGCCAAATCGCTAATGGGTCGGCGGTCAAAAACGGCATTGGCGAATGCCCGCAAATTACCGTGCCGACCGTTGTGCACGGGACGATTAACGATACGAATGAGGATGACACCTTTTTCTTGCCGCAACTGTCGGTCTTTACGGTTTCGGCCTCCAATGCCAGCGGCGTCGGGGTGTTGCCGTTGAGCGGCGTGCTCAATCAATTCGGTCTGAGCAATGTCAAAGGTCTGACGGCCTCGGCGCCCAATACCACGGTCACAGCGCTTTCTTGCTCAGACAGTTTTTGGGATTTCATCTTTGCGCTGTCGGCCAAGGGAGCGACGGACGGCGACATGGTTAAGCTGTATTTGCAAAGCCCGAACAGCGCCAACCCGCAAGTGATCGCGATGTTCACAGTGCAAAACGGCGGCTTTGTCATCAACTCCGTCAATCCGTTTGTGTCGCTTTACGTCTCGGGGAATGGGTTGTCGCCGGGTTATTTCATTCCTTCATTGCTGTCCCTGGGCAATGCCGGCATTTTCACGCCGCCGATCACGATCATCTTTTCGATGGATCGCCGCACGCCGCTGGACGGCTGTTTCCAACTTGGCATTGACCTGAAACGGACGGGCGGCGCGGGCATGCTGAGTTTCGTGCCGCTGCAAACCGTGGTCAAACGCCTGCCCAACACGGTTGCGGATGGCACAGGCATGCAAACGGGCGGCTTGGGCGTCTATCCCACCGGCAAACCCTGCGGCGCGGTTTGCACCCCTTGCAATCAATTGCCGCCGCCCGTCAGCTTGGCTGGCTTTGCGTATTGCGACAGCAACAACGACGGCATCAAGCAGGCAGGCGAAGTTGGACTCGCGGGCGTCACGGTCAAATTGACTGGCACCGATACGAATGGCGCCGTCAGCTTGACGACTACCACGGATGCCAACGGCGCCTACAGCTTCAATACGCTCAAGCCTGGAACCTATGCCATCACCGAAACGCAACCGGCCGGGTACGTAGACGGTTTGGACGCGGTCGGCACTCTGGGCGGAACGTTGGGCAATGACGTGATTTCCAATATCCAGGTCAGCACCACGAGCGGCGCTGATTACAACTTCGGCGAAAGCTGCAACGGCAGTCTGAGCGGGTTTGTGTACTGCGACGGCAATAACGATGGCGTGAAACAGGCGGGCGAAGCGGGCCTTCAGGGTGTGACGATCACGCTCACCGGTACGACCGCGCAAGGCAATGTCAACTTGACGATGGCGACCGATGGCAACGGCGCGTTCGTCTTCGGCAATCTGCAACCGGGCACTTACACGGTCACCGAAACCCAGCCGGCTGGTTACGCCGATGGCAAGGATGCCGTGGGCACGCTGGGTGGCACGCTGGCGAATGATGCCATCTCGGCCATCAATGTGAATAACGCCGTCGGCCAGAATTACAACTTTGGCGAAGGCTGCAACGGCGGTTTATCCGGCTTTGTGTATTGCGACGGCAATGGCGACGGCCTCAAACAAGCGGGCGAGCCGGGCATTGCAGGCGTCAAGGTCACGCTGACCGGCACGAATGCGCAAGGCCCCGTCAACGCAATGGCGACGACCGACGCGAACGGTGCGTACAGCTTTATCAATCTGCAACCCGGCACATACACCCTGACAGAAACCCAGCCCGCCGGTTATGCCGATGGCCTCGATGCCGTGGGTTCGCTGGGCGGCACGCTGGCGAACGATGCCATCTCGGCCATCGTGCTCAACAACAACGGCAACGGCATCAACTATAACTTCGGCGAAGGCTGCAACGGCGGCTTATCCGGCTTCGTTTACTGCGACACCAACAATGACGGCGTCAAACAGGCGGGCGAAGGCGGCGTGCCGGGTGTCACGATTCAATTGATGGGCACGGATTCGCAAGGGCCGGTCAATCTCTCGACCGCGACCGACGCCAGCGGCTCGTACAGCTTCTCAAATCTGCGTCCGGGCACGTACACCATCAAAGAACTGCAACCGGCAGGTTTCACCGACGGACTCGACGCTGTCGGCAGTTTGGGCGGCACGCTGGCGAACGATCAAATCTCAAATATCACCCTGCCGCAAAATGGCGTGGGCGTGAATTACAACTTCGGCGAAGGCTGTTTGGGTAGCCTGAGCGGGTTTGTGTATTGCGATTACAACGGCGATGGCCTCAAACAGGGCAACGAAAACGGCATTGCGGGTGTGGCGATCACGCTGACTGGCACTGATGCCAATGGCGCGGTCAATCGCCTGGCGATCAGCAATGCGACTGGGGCTTACACCTTCCCCAATTTGTTGCCCGGCACTTACAAGCTGACCGAAACGCAACCGCCGGGCAATGTGGATGGCGCGGACATGGCGGGTTCACTGGGCGGCGTGGTGACGAACGATATGATCGCCAACATCAATGTCAACGCGAATATCGGCGTTGATTACAACTTTGGCGAGCAGTGCATGCCGATCAAATGCGACACGATCTGTTTCCGCGATGCCCGCGATTGGCTCTTCCGGCTGAATCGTTTGCCCAACGGCACGCTCATCATCATGGGCTTCAATTTCAACAACCCTGTCAGCATTCAACGCAACGTGCAGGCAATTCAAAATGCTTTGCAAAGCGGCATTACGCCGATGCAGCAGCTCAACCGCGAATTCATCGCCGTGCAATTGAATTTGGCCAATGCGGGCGGCACCAGTTCGCCGGTGGTGTTCAATTCGTATTGGAGTCCGTTGCGCTGCTCCGGTTTGAATTTTACCCCGGTAACATTAACTAATGGCTTTGTCTTCACCCCGGAAACGCTGCTCAATGACTTGATGTTACAAGTCCAGGCCGCCATCCGGGAAAACCGGTCAGCCGATTTTCAAGCGCTGGCCAATCTACTCGCTCAATTGAATGGCAGATGCTGA
- a CDS encoding GNAT family N-acetyltransferase: MLNDLPFRQAAPTDAEAIAALVNAAFRVERFFIDGDRTNPDHIRTQLQAGVFLLAEERSQLIGCVYVELRGEQGKQGYFGLLAIDPARQKTGLGKRLVMAAEDYCRAAGCREMELQIVNVREELPGFYQRLGYHETGTAPFRANHEPLLPCHFVKMSKLL, encoded by the coding sequence ATGCTGAATGATTTGCCTTTTCGCCAAGCTGCGCCAACTGACGCCGAGGCCATCGCTGCCCTCGTCAATGCCGCCTTCCGTGTCGAGCGCTTCTTTATAGACGGCGACCGCACGAATCCTGACCACATCCGCACACAGTTACAAGCCGGTGTCTTTTTGCTGGCGGAAGAGCGCAGCCAACTCATCGGTTGTGTCTATGTTGAGTTGCGTGGCGAACAAGGTAAGCAAGGCTACTTCGGCTTGTTGGCGATTGATCCGGCGCGGCAAAAGACGGGGCTGGGCAAACGTTTGGTGATGGCAGCCGAAGATTACTGCCGCGCGGCGGGCTGTCGTGAGATGGAATTGCAAATCGTGAATGTGCGGGAGGAATTGCCGGGTTTTTACCAGCGGCTGGGCTATCACGAGACGGGCACGGCGCCGTTCAGGGCCAATCATGAACCGCTGCTTCCCTGTCACTTCGTCAAGATGTCGAAGCTGCTTTAG